Proteins encoded together in one Apium graveolens cultivar Ventura unplaced genomic scaffold, ASM990537v1 ctg8763, whole genome shotgun sequence window:
- the LOC141705316 gene encoding DDT domain-containing protein DDR4-like, translating into MDVADDRKAVPSSEIDQRTKLRKRCELATVLNFLSVFEPLLKSKMKVTAEDIEMAIIEPNDLLAKLHVMLLKGIPPVSKTLDRTDAWVTALCKKLTDWWPWVADGDLPLTENKGKEISKYKELEPTTRLVVLKALCEIRLKQGDAVSYINSTMKTGSEVSTFRKKKICGDERGTLYWLDGNDSIGYRLYKEVRGFESKQNDKGKGFLPVIDVQWETLATSLEEFREVVVEFSSSKIMMEVVL; encoded by the exons ATGGACGTCGCCGATGATCGGAAAGCTGTGCCGTCGTCGGAAATCGATCAGCGGACTAAGCTTCGTAAGCGGTGCGAGTTAGCCACCGTTCTCAATTTCTTATCC GTGTTTGAGCCGTTGTTAAAGAGCAAAATGAAAGTAACAGCTGAAGATATCGAAATGGCGATTATCGAGCCCAATGATTTGCTCGCTAAGCTTCATGTTATGCTTTTGAAG GGTATACCACCAGTAAGTAAAACTTTAGACCGTACTGATGCTTGGGTGACTGCACTGTGTAAGAAACTTACTGATTGGTGGCCATGG GTTGCTGACGGGGATCTTCCTCTAACCGAAAATAAAGG GAAGGAGATTTCTAAATACAAAGAACTTGAACCAACAACCCGTCTAGTGGTACTTAAAGCGCTCTGTGAGATCCGACTTAAA CAAGGTGATGCAGTGTCTTATATTAATAGTACCATGAAAACTGGCTCCGAGGTTTCTACATTTCGGAAGAAAAAGATCTGTGGTGATGAGAGAGGGACTTTATACTG GCTTGATGGGAATGATTCCATTGGTTATAGACTGTATAAAGAAGTACGCGGGTTTGAATCAAAGCAAAACGACAAGGGCAAAGGCTTTCTTCCAGTGATAGATGTTCAATGGGAAACACTTGCTACCAGTCTTGAAGAATTTCGTGAAGTTGTG GTTGAGTTCTCATCTAGTAAAATAATGATGGAAGTTGTTTTGTAA